The DNA window CCGCCCGGCCCCGCGACGTGCCGCGCCGTTGCGGCTCGCCCGAGGGCCCGGCCTGGGCGGCCGTCAGATCAGATCGGACCGGACCGCTGGCTCGGCAAGCCGTGGCCGGCCTGCGCCGGCAGGGCCGGCGCCGCGCCACAGCCGGCCGGCGCCGGCCCCGCGCCATGGCCGTCCGGGGACGCCGGAACGGGAGCCAGCGGCACGGTCGCGGTCAGCAACCCGCCGTCGCGCTCCAGAGCCGTCGGCCGGTCCAGCCGGCGCAGCGTACGCAGCATCGGCGTGTTCTCGGCCTGCACGTGCAGCAGCACGGCTGCGTAACCGGCCCGGTCGGCGTGGCCGAGCAGCCGGCGCAGCAGCGCCGACCCGAGGCCCCGACGCTGCCAGTCGTCGCGGACCAGCAGCGCCGCCTCGGCCTCGTCCCCCTCGCCGAGCAGGTTGGCCATCGCCACCACCGGCTCCGCCGCCCCGCCGGAGCCGGTCGTGACGAGCAGGGTCGTCCCCCGGGCCGGCTCCAGCAGCCGGCGCAGCCGGGCCGGCGACGGGTCCGCCGCCCCGCTCAGGTAGCGCCGCTGCCGGCTCCGCGCCGAACAACCGGCGTGCAGCTCGCGTACGGCCGGCACGTCGTCGGCGGTGGCCGGCCGCACCGACACCTCGGCGCCGTCCGGCAGCACCACTGTGACCCGGTCGGTGTCCCGCCGGCCCAGCGTCGCCGCCAGCTCGACCAGGGCCTGCGCCCGGGCGTACTCGGCCGGGGTGAAGCTCGGCTCCCGGCGGCGCAGCTCGTAGGCGCCGCCCGCCGGATCGGCGAGCACCATCGTGGTGCCGCCCACCCCACCCGGCGCGGCGACGGGCGCGGGACGCCAGGTCACCACGTCGGCGCCGAGCAGCGTACGCAGCGTCGCGCCGGCCGCCTCCGGGTCGCGGACCAGCCGACCGGCCAACCC is part of the Micromonospora sp. WMMD980 genome and encodes:
- a CDS encoding GNAT family N-acetyltransferase, producing MALWRIRATVDDRPGYLSVLTASLALRGVNILTVQVHTTEVGAVDDFLVDAPEQVTEAELRAAVERGRGRDCWVARSEARGLADEPTRVLGLAGRLVRDPEAAGATLRTLLGADVVTWRPAPVAAPGGVGGTTMVLADPAGGAYELRRREPSFTPAEYARAQALVELAATLGRRDTDRVTVVLPDGAEVSVRPATADDVPAVRELHAGCSARSRQRRYLSGAADPSPARLRRLLEPARGTTLLVTTGSGGAAEPVVAMANLLGEGDEAEAALLVRDDWQRRGLGSALLRRLLGHADRAGYAAVLLHVQAENTPMLRTLRRLDRPTALERDGGLLTATVPLAPVPASPDGHGAGPAPAGCGAAPALPAQAGHGLPSQRSGPI